From Zingiber officinale cultivar Zhangliang chromosome 5B, Zo_v1.1, whole genome shotgun sequence, the proteins below share one genomic window:
- the LOC121987443 gene encoding myb-related protein 308-like, with protein sequence MGRSPCCDQPHTNKGAWTREEDDRLVAYIQAHGEGCWRSLPKAAGLLRCGKSCRLRWMNYLRPDLKRGNFTEEEDELIVKLHALLGNKWSVIAARLPGRTDNEIKNYWNTHIKRKLVGQGLDPQTHRPLVTRKDEISSTDEGGDLDLDLTISLRLPAASANGGANWRATWPEVATPPPPPGPLCAPTICFCYHLGFRSDQACSCRPASSSGHFHGYYTGSLYKI encoded by the exons ATGGGAAGGTCTCCCTGCTGCGACCAGCCCCACACCAACAAAGGAGCTTGGACGAGGGAGGAAGACGACAGGCTCGTCGCTTACATCCAGGCCCACGGTGAAGGATGCTGGAGATCGCTCCCTAAAGCCGCAG gcctTCTGCGATGCGGCAAGAGCTGCCGCCTCCGGTGGATGAACTACCTCCGGCCAGACCTTAAGAGAGGAAACTTCACCGAGGAAGAGGACGAGCTCATCGTCAAGCTCCACGCTTTGCTCGGAAACAA ATGGTCGGTGATCGCGGCTAGACTGCCAGGGCGGacggacaacgagatcaagaACTATTGGAACACGCATATCAAGCGGAAGCTCGTCGGCCAGGGACTCGATCCGCAGACGCACCGCCCGCTCGTGACGAGGAAGGACGAGATCAGCAGCACAGACGAGGGCGGCGACCTCGACCTCGACCTCACCATCAGCCTTCGCCTCCCGGCCGCTTCCGCCAACGGTGGTGCCAATTGGCGAGCGACTTGGCCGGAGGTGgcgacgccgccgccgcctcccggGCCGCTGTGCGCTCCGACCATTTGCTTCTGCTACCATCTTGGCTTCCGCAGCGACCAAGCCTGCAGCTGCCGGCCGGCGAGCTCGAGCGGCCACTTTCATGGATACTATACGGGCTCACTGTATAAAATTTAG